AGGTCCTGGAGCTGCTGCTGGATCTGGTCCAGGGACAGTCGGGCCATGGCTTCCCCCTTTCCTCCGGCCTGGCTCTCGCCTCCTTTCGCCCCGCGATTCTAGCCCAGGCCCCGCGATTCGCCCAAGGGGGAAGTTCCCCGCTTCGGCCTAGAAGTACCGCCCCACCGCCTTGGCCACCCCCTGCAGGTCGGACATGAGCTGGGCGAAGCGGGCCGGCTTCAAAGACTGAACGCCGTCCGAGAGGGCCTCCTCCGGCTTCGGGTGCACCTCGATCATCAGGCCGTCCGCCCCCACCGCCACCGCCGCCTTCGCCAGGGCCGGCACGTACTCCCAGTGGCCGGTGCCGTGACTCGGGTCCACGATGATGGGGAGGTGGGTCAGCTTCTGAAGGACCGGGACGGCGTTCAGGTCCAGGGTGAACCGGGTAGCAGTCTCGAAGGTTCGGATGCCCCGCTCGCAGAGGATCACGTCGTAGTTGCCGGCCGAGAGGACGTACTCGGCCGACATCAGGTACTCCTGGATGGTGGTGGACATCCCGCGCTTCAGGAGCACCGGCTTGCGGATCTCCCCCACCTCCTTCAGTAGGGCGAAGTTCTGAACGTTGCGGGCCCCGATCTGGATGATGTCGGCGTAGCGGGCCACCAGGTCGAGGTCCCGCGGGTTCAGGACCTCGGTGACGACCTGGAGCCCGGTCGCCTCCCGGGCGGCGGCCAGGAGCTTCAGGCCCTCCTCCGCCAGCCCCTGGAACGCGTAGGGGGAGGTCCTGGGCTTGAACGCCCCGCCCCGCAGGATCGTTGCCCCGGCCTCCCGGACGGCCCGGGCCACCGTGAGGAGCTGCTCTTCGGACTCCACGGAGCAGGGTCCGGCCATGACGTGCAGCCGGTCCCCGCCGAGCTCCAGCGCTCCGACCCGGACCACGGTCCGGGCCGGTCGGGTCTCCCGGCTCGCCAGCTTGTACGGCTGCAGGATGGGGACGACCTTCTCCACGCCGGCCAGCGCCTCGAGGGCCTGGAGCCTCGCCTTGCCCCGCTCGTCCCCCACGGCCGCCACCACGCTGCGCGTCGTCCCGCGGATGACATGGGGGTGATAGCCGAGGCCCTCCACCCGGGCGATGACCTCCCGGAGGTCCTCCTCCCGCGCCCCCGGTTTCATCACGATGACCATTGCTGTCTCCTTCCCATGAGCGGTCCAAAAAGCCAAAAGCCACGGCACCGGTCCGTGGCCTCCAGAAACACGAAAGCCACGGGAGTCAGCGTCTGCTCCCGTGGCTGCTCTGCGGTCCCCGGACGGCCTAGCGGCGGCCGGTGCCCGCCCCCACGGGGCAGACGCCGCTAAAGAAGAACCGCCAGGCCCACCGGGTTCTCTGCATAATCGGCCGCGCCTCCTGCGCGTGCCCGTTTTTGTAATCCCCTTTGATCCGCGTGTCAAGGGAATTCTCCGGAGGAGGTTTCCCTTTGCCAACGGGGCGGACGGTATGCTAGCGTCCCTCTGCGGAAGGGGAGGCGGACCATGTCCGGGCATTCCAAGTGGCACGGGATCAAGCACAAGAAGGCCAAGGCGGACGCCGCCCGCGGGCGGATCTTCACCCGCCTGATCCGGGAGATCACCATCGCGGCCAAGACGGGGGGTGGGGATCCGGACGGCAACCCCCGCCTCCGGACGGCG
The genomic region above belongs to Candidatus Methylomirabilis sp. and contains:
- the aroF gene encoding 3-deoxy-7-phosphoheptulonate synthase, whose product is MVIVMKPGAREEDLREVIARVEGLGYHPHVIRGTTRSVVAAVGDERGKARLQALEALAGVEKVVPILQPYKLASRETRPARTVVRVGALELGGDRLHVMAGPCSVESEEQLLTVARAVREAGATILRGGAFKPRTSPYAFQGLAEEGLKLLAAAREATGLQVVTEVLNPRDLDLVARYADIIQIGARNVQNFALLKEVGEIRKPVLLKRGMSTTIQEYLMSAEYVLSAGNYDVILCERGIRTFETATRFTLDLNAVPVLQKLTHLPIIVDPSHGTGHWEYVPALAKAAVAVGADGLMIEVHPKPEEALSDGVQSLKPARFAQLMSDLQGVAKAVGRYF